DNA sequence from the Vicia villosa cultivar HV-30 ecotype Madison, WI linkage group LG3, Vvil1.0, whole genome shotgun sequence genome:
AAAAACCTCCGACGAtttacattgatgagatgccgctatttatgcacaaatatattgataatataGTTGATGTGGGTACCGACGATAATTGTGGGTATCGGGTCGTTGCCGGTTTGCtcgaaaaaggagaagaaaattaCACTTTTATTCGACGGGCACTTATTTGGGAGTTGACTTGGCACAGGGACATCTACGACCGACTTTATGAGAAACAAGAAAACTTTGATAAAATTCATGATTCCCTTGTTCCATCACTAACCGGTCACGCACCGGTTtcaaagtggatgtcattccccgagatgggCTATTTTATAGCAAGTGCGTACGACCGGGTGTGTGTCaatttgacgagatttggattTTTGGAGACATTTTTCCGCTTCCAAGTCGCCCACCTTTAGACGCGTCCGACCGCGTCATTtgtatcgggtatctaagatcgcgccaCTTTGTGCAAGTTTTTTAAAACCGAGGCGTCCTATTCCGACTACGTCTTGTCAGTGGATGACACATCATACAAAAGAGCTACGTCTTGATACTGACGCTTAACTCTCTCTTGAAAAAGCCGAaaaatcggaaggttgtcaagcttgagtactGTTCGCCTTCACTTGACGACGAGGGAGACGTCCAGTTCACCCCATTTGaggtcaagaacgacgaagatttagcggttgtGTGGTCAATTTTTGATCGATATTCTTCGAAATGtctgatcgagttggatgcgaaactacAAAGATCGggagccgacgttatcaaaatgttaacCCATCCTCAACTACCTGTATTTAACACTATCTATGATAAATCAAAGTTTCGTTGGTTTGTTATTTGTTTTCTGCATcagacaatatttcggaagtgcatctccgaaatatccTAAAGGGTGGTTTTGGAAGTGCACATCCGAAgtcactttttaaaaaaaaacaagtgttttcggaagtgcatttttaaatgcatattttttttctaaaaaaaatggtattttcggaagtgcacatcCGAAATCACCTTCGGAGATACTACACTTCTGAAATATAGAGGCGTTTTTGAAATTTCTATATAAGAgatctataaagaaattgtcttaaTTATTTAGCAGCAAGTGTTACAATGGGCAAAAGCATCCTGATAAAAAAAAGAACTACAAGTCCGGCTCAATGTTAATGGGCCTCCCATCCACATCTCCAGCTCAAGGCAAAATTATTCCCTTGATATTTACACCTCGTGATGGAAAAATTCAACCAGCTTCAGTGCATTCTCAAATTAGCTGATGAAATATCTATAATCTAAGTACACTTAAATAATATAGCACATTCAGAGTTCAAAATTCATATGCAACTAACCACATTGTTATTCAATACAAGTTGTAATGTAAAGTCTAAACAAATAAAATGATGATGATCCATCTGTAGATGACCGTGAAAAATTCTCATTCATATCTGTAAAAAGAATCTTCATCTACTTAACCCGAATATTTATTGAGTTTCATCCTTttcaacaacaaaataaaaaattcgaTTAGCAGGTTAGCAGATGAAATATCTTCACACCAGGTACATTCAAATGATATATTTGAATTCTTTAGTTTGCATTTATGTTGCATTTTTATGTTCAAGGAATTTATCTTCAGTAAGCAATATTCAAAATGAAGCTTCgatgtttgtttctatctcatTATCCTAACATTGAactaaatgaagaaaaaaaaattaaagtattcAAGTTAACAAGGAAAAGAGTTACCTGAACTTTTTTTAAGCTTGGAACAATTTTGGGGCAGTTAGATATGCAGAGTTGTAGAAGTTCAACATCAGGTAACTTATAACCATGGCAGATATCTATAAAATTAGGTAGATCATCCAAGATTATACATGCCAAGTATGGAAGCACAACTTCAAATTTCCTGATAATATCGTCTCCTCCGGGACCATGTCTAAAAACCTCTTCCACTCCAGTACAATTTGTTATATTAAGCACGCTTAGTTGTGGAAGCATTCTGACCATAGCAAGAGGGAAAAGGTTTTTCAACTTGTTGCAGTTATCGACATATATATCTTTTAGCTTCGGAAAATAAACTTTAGCACGGGGAAGCTGTAGAAGTTCTTCACTTGCTGCAACAATTTGTTCCAATTCTTGACAACCGTAAACACTAAGTTCAATCAACTCTGGTAGGCTTCTATGTGTTTTCATGAAGaacaaatatttcaatttttcattATTGCCCACTGTTAAATGTTGAAGACACTGGAAACTCCAAATCTGAAATGGAATATCCAAAGGTAAATAACCAAGTAATATTATTGGATTGGGtagtattataaatataaaaaacaaaaatggtATTTATTCTACAAAAACTATAAAGCATTTTAACGAGTACTCACTTCATTCAGATGATTACGTCGTCTCTTATCATTGCCAACCTGCAAATTCAACCGTAGTAGATCCACTCTCGGACAATTATTTATGTCCATTATCCTCAGTGTCTGAGATGGCCAATTTGCTTGACAATTCTCTGGACACATCCCAATGAAATTGTTAAGATTATCGAGACTGAGAGATTCCAAACGAGGAAGCATGACCTGGTTCTTGTATTGGTGTGATGAAAGGTGTTCATGACCATATTCATCAAACACATATTTCAGCTTAGGAGATGATGATATTTCCAGCTTTTGCAATTggtttagtccttcaacataacaCATTGGGAATATCGACTCTAAACTTCTACAACCGACAATGTTAACTTCCCTTAGATTGGTCATCAAAAAAGGAGAACTCGTTGGAATTGGAATTATTTCCTCCCTAGTATTAAAGCCATCATCATGTTCACTTCCACTTGCAGAAATTATATGCTTCAATTCATTGCAATCAATTATACTTAGTTCTTCTAGTTGCTGCAGACTTTGAGCAACAGATGCTGAGAAAAGTACTCCATCGGTCCAGCAATCTTGTAACCTGAGGATCTTAAGATTTCGTAACTTACATTCCATAGGAAAAATGATGTGTAACTGCTTGCAAAATTGAATATCAAGTAGTTCTAGTTTCTCAAAGTAGCGCAGTACTTCCAGAGGTGGACCTCGACACAATACTGTCAAATTTTCCAACCGTTGAAGTCTTAACTCGGCCAAGTTGGGAATCAAATCATCTTCCTTGAAATCATAGGTTGCATCGACGATGCATTTTATCTCTTTGCATCTTTTAAGAAGGAGAGAAGTCAAATCTTTCATGCCTCCCACAATTCCAACCATATCTGGAATGATATTTTTACATCCTCCATGGAGGCCTGTCAAAGAAACATATTTACCTATTTGCAGAATTGTTTTTTCAGTTGTCCTCAAATTTGAGATATTACAATCCTTTAATTTTAGTGTGATTTGATCACTAAATTTAAACCTTTATAAATTTGGGAGGATACTGATATCCATACTGATCTCAGAAACATACTCTTCTGGGTAGCATGCTGAAGCATATAGTTCCTCTAGTTGTAAACATTTTCCTATTGCTCCATTATAGTAGTAACTTCTAAAAATATGACATTCTGACAAATCTAGCAGCCTTAGGCTTAAGAGTTTTCCTATTTCAATAGGAAGTTCGTTGAACTTACAACGTCGCAAGTCAAGAATCTCAAGTCTTATTAAGCTAGGTATGAAAAATAAGTCACCAAACTCCAATCCATTTAAGCGCAAAGTTCGAACATTTCTCAACAGTTGGATTGAGGGAGGTAGTGATAATCGTACTCTTTTGTAGTTGATGGTTAGAGACAACACCTCAAGCCCTTGCATTCCTTCAAATGTCAAACGCAATAAAACATAGGAATTAAATGACCCAAGAGAACTTATATTTAGCAATAGAATTTTAAGATTTGGAGCATGCAGTTGACAGAAAGAGGGACTTTCATTATACCACCATGAGGATACTGCAAAACAATCTCTTATTTTGTTGTCCCCTGCCACAATGCTAAGTGGTTTGTCCACATTTACCATTATTTTGCAATTCTTTGATCTATTTGCAAACCATAAGGCTGCGTCACGAACCACGTCGTGCATCTTCACGGAACCTCGCATCAGCAAACCTGAGTCTAAAAGTTGGCTGATGTCTGCTTCAAATAAGCTTCTTCTTGACGGTAACGATAATCTTTCTTCTGCACGCAATCCAACTGCATACCTCAACAAATCTTCTATTGGAATGTGATAGTCTTCGGGAAAAAGAGAACACATCAGAAAGAGTTGTTTTGTTTCTGGCCTTAGCAAATAACCAAAGCATAATTTAAGGCAGTTAAAAGTAGCAGCCACTCCTCCTTCATCATTAGATTCCTTTGAATCCCTCAATTTCTCTAATGCCCGATGCCATTCACTTTCATCCCTTCCTTTTAATGACAACGCCACAGTTTTGATTGTTAGGGGAAGTCTTTCGCATTCATTGCAGATTTCCCGTGGCAAATTTTTGGAGTGTATGTTATCTACTCTTACAAATTTTTGGAAGAAAGTCCAAGATTCATCTTCAGACAAGAGCTCCAAATGAGTAGTCTTTTGGCATTCCATTGATGTACAAATACGCTCGCTATGAGTGGTTATGAGGATCTTCCATGTTCGTTTGTTAACATTGTCTAAGAGAATCCCTATATCCATCAAATGAAACCCTCTCCATATATCGTCTACTATTATAAGAACTCGCTTCTTTTCTTGTAAACACAACCACAAACGTTGTGCTCTTCCCTCTTCACTTTCTTCCCCCAATCTCACGTTTAACATATCTGCAATTCTTCCTTGAATGCTTCTAATATTTGGAGTTCGAGACACTGTGATTGATATAACCTTATCAAACATATCCAATTCCTCAGCCTTTTTGCCAACTTCTGTTACAAGGGCTGTTTTTCCACATCCTCCCTCTCCATGCAGACCAATTATAGAGACACCATCATCCTCGAGTGCTTCCCAGATTTGACTATAAGCCATTGTTGTTGACTCAAAGTAAATGAAATCTTTGGATGACTGATACTGAATACCTGGTAGTGGAGCAAGATGAGAAAATGGATTAATGTCATTACTCTTACCTTTGAATTTCTCCATTGCCTCTATCTTCTTTACCATTTCCTTGCATAATAGATACCGGCTACACGTTGGAAACCATCCTTGAAAACAATTGAGGTCCGTCTTTGTCCTTTGTACGAGAATCTCCACCTCTTTAAGGAGATTTTCCACATCATTCAACCATTTCTCCACTGGCTTTTCAATTACTTCAGTTCTCTCTTTGGCTTGTGCCACACGAGTCTGCAAGTTGTCTCTTTCAGCCGACAGCGCCTCTCTTTCATTCTCAAGAAGATTGATTACATTATTAACACAAAGAAGGTATTGAAGTTCGCGAATGGCTGGTCCCGCCAAATATTTACCCACATTACTTGCGATGGTCACAACAATATTTGCCATAATTTAAGACAACCTGCTAATAAAATCATTTACACAATTCAAGAAAAAATCCATCAATATGATATATATGGTTTGGTCACTTAATTTCTTGATGACAAATTAACATCTCAATATTTGTCATGTACAAGTACGAGATTGGTCCTAAAGAAATATTAACTTTTTATCACGTAAAAATTTAGTAAACCTTGTCAAAATTTAAGTGTCACATTGAAATGGCTAATAATTTAGGACAAAAAACTTATTTTGGGATTGGCGAAAAATGTCAAAAGGCCAACTTTGTGTTTGGCATTATTCAAATTTAAGTAATAGATCTAGTTTGGACATCACCAAATGTATTTGACCATATTCATAATGGAAAAGCATCATACCTTATCTCAAGAAGTAGATGCACTTTGAGATGAGCTCAGTGGGAAATAACAGATTGAGAGAAGGATCCTTGTGCTTGCACTTTAGTTAGTCTTTAACATAATCACATATAACAAAGTTCTGCTTACACATTTTATGGTTTGGTCAACTGTTTTGTTTCCTCTTCCTCTCAACCTAATCCCTCTATTCAATAGTTtaatatagggttaaataagtttttggtccttataaaattaccaaatttcgttttaagtcccttcaaatttttccttcaaatttcagtccctacaaaattttccGTCTAAAAAAATGGTCCCTGACGTTAAAAGCCACTAACGGCTGCTGACGTGTCAAGACAGGTGGAAATTTTTTAAACCAtttgttaattgttttaatccagCGTGTACAGGGACAATCCACCCttatcttttcctcttcttcttcttctggtcCCTCTTCTCTCTCAAGACTTCATCGTGGTCCCTCTTCTCTCATCCTTTCTTTGCCTTTTCATTCAAGTGGTCCCAACAACGAAAACTCCTGGTTTTGAGTGCTCCGGTCCCAAAAAACGACAAGGTAAGTCCCACTTTCTCATTCTATTGTTTAATAATTGCGAGATTtctgtcttgaatcttgtttagGGTTGGTTGTTCCTTGCATGCCATATACCAttgtttagggttttattttgttGTCAACTCACTGTCTGATATACCATTGGTTAACTTGAAATGTGTAGGGAATGAGGTTATTTAAGGTTGTCTTTTTTACCAAAGGAAAATTTGTAAGAGATGAAGGGGTAACATATGAAGGGGGCGATGTTTTTGCTATAGCTGGTCAGGACCCAGATTTCTGGTCATATTTTGAAGCATGTGATTTACTTAAGGCTTTGGATGCTTCATTTATAAAGGAAGATGTGAAAATGTGGTGGAAGTCCGAACATGGCTCACTTGAAAATGATCTAAAACCACTTGTTAATGATGAGGATGCAACATTGTTAGCTATGTGTGCTGAGGAGACAAAGTCTGATATTGAGATATATACTGagccaaaagaaaaagaaaatgttaaTGTGGAGGAAAGTGAAGATGGTGAATCAAGTGAAGACTCTTTGGATGGCATACATTTTGAAGATAGTGAAGAGGAGAGGATGAATGATATTGATGAAGATGTAGGTGAAGAGATCAACAATTCTGGTGCAGGTGGAGTAGAAAATGGTGCAGGTGGAGTAGAAAATGGTGCAGGTGGgattagggatgtcaacggggcagatattgttcgtaggatgcttctccactccccgccccgcccccaaatttagtccccatctccaatccccgccacgggggaatatttccctccatccccatccccacagatccccatggatatccacggagatcgaatcttaagaaaatttctacactttttgatcaaaactatgacactagtattttgttttttttctgtattttttaaaacgcatatatttgcatctttattttataaaaaaaatcaaaatacatcttgcatcaataataaataaaaaaaagcaaaagaacttgatgttgctaatattttttacgaaaaaataaataaatagtaacataacttcttgctaccgtgcttccactaatttactaccacaataccgatgtcgtccagcgcaagtggttgattatgtgtgacaaatatataacttctaatgactcttcattttctaatacattgtaaaattatataataatataatatataaaatatataaattaacatatatcttcggagtcggggaatccacggggacggaggatactttcccaatccccgccccaaagtgttatcgggggaacttttccctccatccccatccccacggggaaaaaaatccccaacttcggatctccgcacagatattccccacagggatccccattaacatatgcaattgacatccctagGTGGAATACATACAGGAATGATGACAGAAGAGATGGAAAGGAAACATTTAATTGATGATGAATACTTAACAGATGAGCTTGATAGTGGGGCAGATGATGATAGTGATGATGGTAGGCCTTCAGTGATAAGGTTTAGGGATGATGAAAAACTTAGAAAGGAATTTACGTTCAAGGTTGGAATGGAATTTTCATCTCTGAAGCAATTTAAAAAGGTTGTACTGGAACACAATGTGTTGAACGGCAGGGAAGTTAAGTTTGCCAAAAATGATGGGGAAAGGTGCAGGGCCAAGAATAAGTGGTG
Encoded proteins:
- the LOC131658878 gene encoding uncharacterized protein LOC131658878, with product MVGIVGGMKDLTSLLLKRCKEIKCIVDATYDFKEDDLIPNLAELRLQRLENLTVLCRGPPLEVLRYFEKLELLDIQFCKQLHIIFPMECKLRNLKILRLQDCWTDGVLFSASVAQSLQQLEELSIIDCNELKHIISASGSEHDDGFNTREEIIPIPTSSPFLMTNLREVNIVGCRSLESIFPMCYVEGLNQLQKLEISSSPKLKYVFDEYGHEHLSSHQYKNQVMLPRLESLSLDNLNNFIGMCPENCQANWPSQTLRIMDINNCPRVDLLRLNLQVGNDKRRRNHLNEIWSFQCLQHLTVGNNEKLKYLFFMKTHRSLPELIELSVYGCQELEQIVAASEELLQLPRAKVYFPKLKDIYVDNCNKLKNLFPLAMVRMLPQLSVLNITNCTGVEEVFRHGPGGDDIIRKFEVVLPYLACIILDDLPNFIDICHGYKLPDVELLQLCISNCPKIVPSLKKVQFNVRIMR
- the LOC131656594 gene encoding putative disease resistance protein At5g05400, producing the protein MANIVVTIASNVGKYLAGPAIRELQYLLCVNNVINLLENEREALSAERDNLQTRVAQAKERTEVIEKPVEKWLNDVENLLKEVEILVQRTKTDLNCFQGWFPTCSRYLLCKEMVKKIEAMEKFKGKSNDINPFSHLAPLPGIQYQSSKDFIYFESTTMAYSQIWEALEDDGVSIIGLHGEGGCGKTALVTEVGKKAEELDMFDKVISITVSRTPNIRSIQGRIADMLNVRLGEESEEGRAQRLWLCLQEKKRVLIIVDDIWRGFHLMDIGILLDNVNKRTWKILITTHSERICTSMECQKTTHLELLSEDESWTFFQKFVRVDNIHSKNLPREICNECERLPLTIKTVALSLKGRDESEWHRALEKLRDSKESNDEGGVAATFNCLKLCFGYLLRPETKQLFLMCSLFPEDYHIPIEDLLRYAVGLRAEERLSLPSRRSLFEADISQLLDSGLLMRGSVKMHDVVRDAALWFANRSKNCKIMVNVDKPLSIVAGDNKIRDCFAVSSWWYNESPSFCQLHAPNLKILLLNISSLGSFNSYVLLRLTFEGMQGLEVLSLTINYKRVRLSLPPSIQLLRNVRTLRLNGLEFGDLFFIPSLIRLEILDLRRCKFNELPIEIGKLLSLRLLDLSECHIFRSYYYNGAIGKCLQLEELYASACYPEEYVSEISMDISILPNL